One part of the bacterium genome encodes these proteins:
- a CDS encoding efflux RND transporter periplasmic adaptor subunit, with the protein MKKIWILSGISLALLGGCERREAAKPPASGESEVKEKATIDYYTCSMHPQIRRDEPGYCPICGMKLVPVYASPGESAHDHGAASGPAGQRGEVRLDEARRQWIGLKVEPVAKRKLKREIAASARIASDPDLLVAQTDYLAARRTGGGELGGLQSSLVLAAKNRLRLLGMDEAEIAELSRRGRPDMGLLLPTAGQPLWIYASVFETDLPWIQAGMGAELELPGGEQRSLRVDSISPLVDPATRTANLRLRLDQAPASLRPGMFLPLRLSAESESGLIVPDEALIETGEATLVFVEVEPGSYAPRPVRVGRRGSGEVEILEGLKEGERIVTSGNFLIDSESRLRGVAR; encoded by the coding sequence ATGAAAAAAATTTGGATCTTGAGCGGTATTTCTTTGGCCTTGCTCGGCGGCTGCGAGCGCCGGGAGGCCGCGAAGCCGCCGGCTTCGGGCGAATCCGAGGTCAAGGAAAAGGCCACCATCGACTATTACACCTGCTCGATGCATCCCCAGATCCGCCGCGACGAGCCGGGTTATTGCCCGATCTGCGGGATGAAGCTGGTGCCGGTCTACGCCTCGCCGGGCGAGTCCGCCCATGATCACGGAGCCGCGAGCGGCCCGGCCGGGCAGCGCGGCGAGGTCCGGCTGGACGAGGCTCGGCGCCAATGGATCGGCCTCAAGGTCGAGCCGGTGGCCAAGCGCAAGCTGAAACGCGAGATCGCGGCTTCGGCTCGGATCGCCAGCGACCCCGACTTGCTGGTCGCTCAAACCGACTACCTGGCGGCCCGGCGAACCGGCGGCGGCGAGCTGGGCGGACTTCAATCGAGCTTGGTGTTGGCGGCGAAGAACCGGCTTCGGCTCCTGGGCATGGACGAAGCCGAGATCGCCGAGTTGAGCCGGCGCGGCCGGCCCGATATGGGCCTGTTGCTGCCGACGGCCGGCCAGCCGCTCTGGATCTACGCTTCGGTCTTCGAGACCGACCTGCCTTGGATCCAAGCCGGGATGGGAGCGGAGCTCGAATTGCCCGGCGGCGAGCAGCGGAGCCTCCGGGTCGACTCGATCTCGCCGCTGGTCGATCCGGCGACTCGGACCGCCAACTTGAGGCTGCGGCTGGACCAGGCGCCGGCCTCGCTTCGTCCCGGCATGTTCCTGCCGCTGCGCCTGAGCGCCGAAAGCGAAAGCGGCTTGATCGTCCCCGACGAGGCCTTGATCGAGACCGGCGAGGCGACTTTGGTCTTCGTCGAAGTCGAGCCCGGCAGCTATGCGCCGCGTCCGGTCCGGGTCGGGCGGCGGGGCAGCGGCGAGGTCGAGATCCTCGAGGGTTTGAAGGAAGGCGAGCGGATCGTGACCAGCGGAAACTTCCTGATCGATTCGGAGTCGCGGCTCCGGGGAGTGGCTCGATGA
- a CDS encoding TolC family protein, translating to MRAMDLAALLLAGLLLAPGTSRSEALSLDQAVQATLAQNPELKSMQQDAEAAKSATKKSRYWDDPMVGVRFYQVPIGGNLDQAVDIDYIVAQKFPFPGKVKAASEIAHHNYLHHLEDLDGRGRELLRELKTAYYQLFATERQLEVSRSLEAKLRGLVQNAQAKLAAGEPATADAAQGQAELARLLAEREALKQRRQVWQVKLNQLMYQPLESPIQLPAKLPPPRWDLPLAELEKIAEARHPKLKGARHRVEEKGWGVKAAKRDWYPDFGAQLEYVQRPGQTEDAWTGELMMNVPLIVGKKKAAVKQAEAELAGARYTEQATRNDVTFRVREIYQKMQSSERVLQVTGGTLLPQVRQSLEMTQNAYLAGKSYFLDALNAARGLLQAQNDYWRAYADLAEAGAELEEAVGMTYEEWQSQGRSQP from the coding sequence ATGCGAGCGATGGACCTTGCCGCGCTCTTGCTGGCTGGGCTCTTGCTGGCGCCCGGGACCTCCCGGAGCGAGGCTTTGAGCTTGGATCAAGCCGTGCAAGCGACGCTGGCCCAGAATCCCGAATTGAAATCGATGCAACAGGACGCCGAGGCCGCCAAATCGGCGACCAAGAAGTCGCGCTATTGGGACGACCCAATGGTCGGGGTGCGTTTCTATCAGGTGCCGATCGGCGGGAATCTCGATCAGGCGGTGGACATCGACTATATCGTCGCCCAGAAGTTTCCCTTTCCCGGAAAGGTGAAGGCGGCTTCCGAAATTGCCCATCACAATTACCTCCATCACCTCGAGGACCTCGATGGCCGGGGCCGCGAGCTGCTCCGCGAGTTGAAGACCGCTTACTACCAGCTCTTCGCCACCGAGCGGCAGCTCGAGGTCAGCCGCTCGCTCGAAGCCAAGCTCCGGGGCCTGGTGCAGAACGCCCAAGCCAAGCTGGCGGCGGGCGAGCCGGCGACGGCTGACGCCGCCCAAGGTCAGGCCGAGCTGGCCCGCCTCCTGGCTGAGCGCGAAGCCCTCAAGCAACGGCGCCAAGTTTGGCAGGTCAAGCTCAACCAGCTCATGTACCAGCCCTTGGAGAGCCCGATCCAGCTGCCGGCCAAGCTTCCGCCGCCGCGCTGGGATCTTCCGCTGGCCGAGCTCGAGAAGATCGCCGAGGCCCGCCATCCCAAGCTGAAAGGCGCCCGCCATCGGGTCGAGGAAAAGGGCTGGGGGGTCAAGGCGGCCAAGCGCGACTGGTACCCCGACTTCGGCGCCCAGCTGGAGTACGTCCAACGTCCCGGCCAGACCGAGGACGCCTGGACCGGCGAGCTGATGATGAACGTCCCCTTGATTGTCGGGAAAAAGAAGGCCGCGGTGAAACAGGCCGAGGCCGAGCTGGCCGGGGCCCGTTACACCGAGCAGGCGACCCGCAATGACGTCACTTTTCGAGTCCGTGAAATTTATCAGAAGATGCAATCCAGCGAGCGGGTCTTGCAGGTCACCGGCGGAACGCTTTTGCCCCAAGTTCGGCAATCCTTGGAGATGACCCAAAACGCCTATCTGGCCGGCAAGAGCTATTTCCTCGACGCCCTCAACGCCGCCCGCGGCCTCCTTCAAGCCCAGAACGATTACTGGCGGGCCTACGCCGATCTGGCCGAGGCCGGGGCCGAGCTCGAGGAGGCGGTCGGGATGACCTATGAAGAATGGCAGAGCCAAGGAAGGAGCCAGCCATGA
- a CDS encoding hemolysin family protein, producing MPNHASHEISPWYLSLALLLVLLNAFFVAAEFAMVKVRSTRLETLQEKGGSLARWAYAIVLDLNAYLSACQLGITLASLGLGWVGEPAFAAAIRPLLEEFHLTPRAISGIAFTAAFTAITVLHLVLGELVPKQLAIQTAERILLAVAVPMRLFYWTFFPFMWTLNAMTNALVKLLGFKTTHEESHTEEEIRLIVEDSYEVGSLSPRKASLLENIFEFTHRTARQVMVPRQDIVYLELSKSAAENLAIAKESGHTRFPLCKGDLDHILGLINIKDIIWELEDADNLINLYDLKRPVLFVPETVTSDQLLREFQTKKIHMAVVVNEFGSTSGLVSLEDVIEELVGEIQDEFDQELPKISKRSESSYVVDGTASLRDVEQVLDIALPDENSVSIAGFFVNKLGRLAKEGDSIKVPPYRVVALEVKNRRVLKLLFEKIEAQAEGA from the coding sequence ATGCCGAACCATGCTTCCCACGAAATTTCTCCCTGGTACCTGAGCCTTGCCTTGCTTCTGGTCCTGCTCAACGCCTTCTTCGTGGCCGCCGAGTTCGCCATGGTCAAGGTCCGAAGCACCCGGCTCGAAACCTTGCAAGAGAAGGGCGGCTCGCTCGCCCGCTGGGCCTATGCCATCGTCCTCGATCTCAATGCCTATCTCTCGGCCTGCCAGCTCGGCATCACCCTGGCCAGCCTCGGCTTGGGTTGGGTCGGCGAGCCGGCCTTCGCCGCCGCGATCCGGCCGCTGCTCGAGGAATTTCACCTCACGCCGCGCGCGATCTCGGGCATCGCCTTTACCGCCGCCTTCACCGCGATCACCGTCCTTCACTTGGTCTTAGGCGAGCTGGTGCCCAAGCAGCTGGCCATCCAAACCGCCGAGCGCATCCTGCTGGCGGTCGCGGTGCCGATGCGGCTCTTTTACTGGACCTTCTTCCCTTTCATGTGGACGCTCAACGCCATGACCAATGCCTTGGTCAAGCTTTTGGGCTTCAAGACGACCCACGAGGAAAGCCACACCGAGGAAGAGATCCGGCTGATCGTCGAGGACTCCTACGAGGTCGGCTCGCTCTCGCCGCGCAAAGCTTCGCTGCTGGAGAACATCTTCGAATTCACTCACCGCACCGCCCGCCAGGTCATGGTGCCGCGCCAAGACATCGTTTACCTCGAGCTCTCCAAATCCGCCGCCGAGAACCTGGCCATCGCCAAGGAATCGGGCCACACCCGTTTCCCGCTCTGCAAGGGCGACCTCGACCACATTCTGGGCCTGATCAACATCAAGGACATCATCTGGGAGCTGGAAGACGCCGACAACCTGATCAACCTTTACGATTTGAAGCGGCCGGTGCTCTTCGTCCCCGAGACCGTGACCAGCGACCAGCTGCTCCGCGAGTTCCAAACCAAGAAAATCCACATGGCCGTCGTGGTCAACGAGTTCGGCTCGACCTCGGGGCTGGTTTCGCTCGAGGACGTGATCGAGGAATTGGTCGGCGAGATCCAGGACGAGTTCGACCAGGAGCTGCCCAAGATCAGCAAACGGTCGGAATCGAGCTACGTCGTCGACGGCACCGCCAGCCTGCGCGACGTCGAGCAGGTTTTGGATATCGCTCTGCCCGACGAGAACTCGGTCTCGATCGCCGGATTCTTCGTCAACAAGCTGGGCCGGCTGGCCAAGGAAGGCGACTCGATCAAGGTTCCGCCTTATCGAGTCGTGGCCTTGGAAGTGAAAAACCGCCGTGTTTTGAAGCTTCTTTTCGAGAAAATCGAGGCCCAAGCCGAAGGGGCCTGA